The Azospirillum baldaniorum genome window below encodes:
- a CDS encoding recombinase family protein has translation MDDPTPHQISKYQKRKLKKLAKKKKDADAAAKLAVGYIRTESESSPPNYAEQEAGIRKFCADNDVSLVKIFSDVCDGRGNPSQRPGYSRMREALVSNAAGNVVVLRADRISERMPWAMASAAMLRDEGGAFVRSIEHGIVTKSIETDMEFGFAASASTWAPKGEIENVE, from the coding sequence ATGGATGACCCGACGCCGCACCAGATCAGCAAATATCAGAAACGGAAGCTGAAGAAGCTCGCCAAGAAAAAGAAGGATGCCGACGCTGCAGCGAAGCTGGCCGTTGGATATATCCGCACGGAAAGCGAAAGCTCGCCCCCGAATTATGCCGAACAAGAGGCCGGAATACGAAAATTCTGTGCCGATAACGACGTCAGCCTCGTCAAAATCTTTTCGGACGTGTGCGACGGGAGGGGCAACCCTTCCCAGCGGCCGGGGTACTCGCGGATGCGGGAGGCTCTGGTGAGCAACGCCGCCGGAAATGTCGTCGTGCTGAGGGCTGATCGGATTTCGGAGCGGATGCCCTGGGCCATGGCGTCGGCCGCCATGCTGCGGGATGAGGGCGGCGCCTTCGTGCGCTCCATCGAGCACGGGATCGTCACGAAATCCATCGAAACGGACATGGAGTTCGGCTTCGCCGCGAGCGCTTCGACATGGGCGCCCAAAGGCGAAATCGAAAATGTTGAATGA